A segment of the Rhodothermus sp. genome:
TCTACAGGAACTAATTGTTGAGTCTTTCAAAAGATTTTGAAAGTACCTGCTGCGTCCACCCCCATGTTTTCATATTTTTTTAAAAATATATTTCCGCCATGTGGCCTTTGCTGCTCTGGTTGTTCCTCGGAGGGCAATCCCCGACAGTCAGTCCGATAGTGTATCGGCTGGTGTTGGAAGACGAGCCCATTACGCCGGCGACGGTCCGGTTCATTCGTCGCGGCCTGCGTGAGGCCACGGAAAACGGAGCGGTCTGTCTGACGATTGAGATGGACACGCCCGGTGGCCTTGTGGAGGCTACGCGAGATATTGTGCAGTTATTTTTGCAGAGTCCGATTCCCGTGGTTGTCTATATCACGCCGCCAGGTGCGCGGGCGGCTTCGGCCGGGGTGTTCATCACGCTGGCCGCCCATGTGGCAGCTATGGCGCCGGGTACGCATATCGGTGCCGCCCATCCCGTACAACTTGGAGGGGGGGCGGCAACCCCACCGGACACGGCCCAGGTGGATCCCATGGCTGAAAAGATCCTGAATGACGCCGTGGCCTGGGCCCGAGCGCTGGCCCAGTATCGTGGACGTAATGCCGACTGGGCGGCGCGGGCCGTCTCGGAAAGCCAGACACTGACCGCACGAGAAGCTGTTTCTCTGAATGTGGTTGATCTGGTAGCCCCTTCGCTGGACTCATTGCTGGTGCTGTTGGATGGGCGAAAGGTGGTACTGGATGGCGAGACGATTTTGTTACAGACTGCCGACGCCAGGGTCCACACGGTGAGGCGCTGGTGGGGTGAGCGTATCCTGGCAGCGCTCTCCAATCCGAATATTGCTTTCCTGCTGTTGATGCTGGGCTTCTACGGCCTGCTGTTCGAGCTCTACACGCCGGGCTGGGGCATCCCTGGCACGCTGGGCGCCATTTTTCTGATGTTGGGCTTCTACGGCCTCTCCATCCTGCCGGTCAATTATGTAGGGCTCGGTCTCCTGATATTAGGCCTGGGTATGCTTGTGGCCGAAGCCTTTGTACCCAGCTTTGGTCTGCTGACTGTAGGGGGGGTCGTGTGCCTGATTCTGGGAGGCCTGATGCTTGTGGAAAGTCCGATGGGCTTTCCACAGGTCTCGGCTGCCCTGGTGGTGCCTGTCGCCCTGGCTACAGCACTGATCGCGCTGTTTCTGCTGAGTAACGCGCTGCGCATTCAGCGCCGGCCGGCCCGGGTGGGAGATGAAACCCTGATCGGTCAGCTGGCCACGGCCCGAGAAGATTTTATCCCCGAAGGCGATCACTTTGGGGGCTACGTATTCGTTCACGGTGAGTGGTGGCGCGCGTGCAGCTCGGTGCCGATACAGGCCGGACAGTCGGTGCGCATTGAGCGGCGCGAAGGGCTCTGCCTGTGGGTTTCGCCGGAATCGCCAACCTAACAACCAACCTGCGGAGTGGCCATGCTTTCGTCAACAGGTATCGTGATCGGCATCCTTGTTCTGTATTTCATCAGCTGCATTCGTATTCTCTATGAGTATCAACGGGGCGTCATTTTTCGAATGGGCCGGGCCCTGCCTGAACCGAAAGGTCCGGGCATCGTGCTCGTCTTCTGGCCGATCGACCGTATGGTACGGGTCAGCCTGCGTACGTTTGTACATGACGTCCCCGAGCAGGACGTGATCACCCGCGATAATGTGTCGGTACGCGTCAACGCAGTGGTGTATTTCCGTGTGGTCGATCCCATGAAGGCCGTGCTGGAAGTAGAAGACTACCGCTACGCCACCACGCAGCTCTCGCAGACTTCACTCCGAAGCATCGTGGGCCAGGTGGAGCTGGACGAGCTGCTGGCAGAGCGCGAAAAAATCAACCGAAGGCTCCAGGAAGTCATTGATCAGCAATCGGACCCCTGGGGCATTAAGGTTTCGCTGGTAGAGGTCAAGCATGTAGATCTACCAGAGCACATGAAGCGGGCCATGGCCAAGCAGGCCGAAAGTGAACGTGAGCGACGGGCCAAGGTGATTCACGCCCAGGGCGAACTGCAAGCTGCAAAACAGCTGGCGCAGGCAGCCGCCATGCTTGAAGCCCATCCCATGGCCATGCAGATGCGCTTTCTACAAACGTTGGTGGAGGTTGGCTCAGAAAACAATACAACGATCGTTTTCCCGATTCCGCTGGAATTGATCCGGCCCCTACTGGCTGCCGAGGAAAAAGCGACACGGTGAAGGCATACGTTCAAAACAAAAGCCCGGAACCACACCGGGCCCGCGCCCCGGGCAGGGCTCGAACCTGCAACCGGCGGCTTAGAAGGCCGCTGCTCTATCCAGTTGAGCTACCGGGGCTTGCTCCTGTTGTCGGGGCGGCCGGATTTGAACCGGCGACCTTCTGCTCCCAAAGCAGACGCGCTAACCGGGCTGCGCTACGCCCCGAAACCCCAATTATGTAACATCGACACGCCCCACGCGGATTCCCCGGGGCGCCTTACTCACCGCACCTACACGCACAGGCTCAGCGAGCCTGTGCCACCTGTTTTACCTCATCAAGTGGGACCATCCGCTCACGGAATCGATACTGACCGTTGGGCTTCTTCTCAGCCACCACCACCTTGGCCATCTTTACCTGCTGTCCCCTGCCACGGTCCGTCCGCTGGTTCTTACTAACTTTTGCCATGGCTTGATGTTATTTCACTTCTCGATGAAGGGTGTGCCGACGAAGTACCGGATTGTACTTTCGCAACTCCAGTCGTCCTGGCGTGTTGCGCCGGTTCTTGGTGGTCACATAGCGTGAAGTGCCCGGTGCCTCGGTGCACTCCAGAATAACCTGCACCCGGGCTTCTTTCCCCTTTTTAGCCATCGCTCCTCACGGTTTAAATTTTAATACCCTGGCGACGTGCCTCATCCAACACTGCCTTAAGCCCCTTCTTATTGATGGTCTTCATGGTCTTGGCCGATACACGGAGCGTAATCCAGCGCTTTTCTTCTGGAATGTAGAACCGTTTCTTCTGCAGATTGGGAAGAAAGCGCCGCTTCGTTTTGTTGTTGGCATGGGAGACGTTATGCCCCGATACCGGCCCTTTTCCTGTCAGTTGATCTCTGCGTGCCATGACTCCGCACTTCTGAATCCGGAAGATTTTCAATTTAGCAACTGGGCGTTTGCCAATGCAATGCGCCCTGTGGAAGAAAGCTTTCCTTCTAAGCACAGGCTTCCGCAAAGGTTTCGCAAAAATGCACTCCAGACTCAAGATTGTGCCTCTCCTGCTACAGCCTCCGTCTAAGTATCCAGATGAACGGCCTGCACGGGCTCAATGGCTGCCGCGCGTGCGGCTGGATAGAGGGCAGCCAGTACGCAGAGCAACAGCGCAGCCAGCGTAATGCCTGCCAGATCGACTATTTCAATGGCAACCGGATAGGCATGGA
Coding sequences within it:
- a CDS encoding nodulation protein NfeD, which produces MWPLLLWLFLGGQSPTVSPIVYRLVLEDEPITPATVRFIRRGLREATENGAVCLTIEMDTPGGLVEATRDIVQLFLQSPIPVVVYITPPGARAASAGVFITLAAHVAAMAPGTHIGAAHPVQLGGGAATPPDTAQVDPMAEKILNDAVAWARALAQYRGRNADWAARAVSESQTLTAREAVSLNVVDLVAPSLDSLLVLLDGRKVVLDGETILLQTADARVHTVRRWWGERILAALSNPNIAFLLLMLGFYGLLFELYTPGWGIPGTLGAIFLMLGFYGLSILPVNYVGLGLLILGLGMLVAEAFVPSFGLLTVGGVVCLILGGLMLVESPMGFPQVSAALVVPVALATALIALFLLSNALRIQRRPARVGDETLIGQLATAREDFIPEGDHFGGYVFVHGEWWRACSSVPIQAGQSVRIERREGLCLWVSPESPT
- a CDS encoding slipin family protein, producing MLSSTGIVIGILVLYFISCIRILYEYQRGVIFRMGRALPEPKGPGIVLVFWPIDRMVRVSLRTFVHDVPEQDVITRDNVSVRVNAVVYFRVVDPMKAVLEVEDYRYATTQLSQTSLRSIVGQVELDELLAEREKINRRLQEVIDQQSDPWGIKVSLVEVKHVDLPEHMKRAMAKQAESERERRAKVIHAQGELQAAKQLAQAAAMLEAHPMAMQMRFLQTLVEVGSENNTTIVFPIPLELIRPLLAAEEKATR
- a CDS encoding DUF4295 family protein, with the translated sequence MAKVSKNQRTDRGRGQQVKMAKVVVAEKKPNGQYRFRERMVPLDEVKQVAQAR
- the rpmG gene encoding 50S ribosomal protein L33, which produces MAKKGKEARVQVILECTEAPGTSRYVTTKNRRNTPGRLELRKYNPVLRRHTLHREVK
- the rpmB gene encoding 50S ribosomal protein L28, translated to MARRDQLTGKGPVSGHNVSHANNKTKRRFLPNLQKKRFYIPEEKRWITLRVSAKTMKTINKKGLKAVLDEARRQGIKI